The following are encoded in a window of Fusarium verticillioides 7600 chromosome 6, whole genome shotgun sequence genomic DNA:
- a CDS encoding sulfate adenylyltransferase, with translation MANTPHGGVLKDLFARDLPRQAELEAESQKLPALTLSERHLCDLELILNGGFSPLEGFLTEKDYNGVVENNRLADGALFSMPINLDVDQAQIDQLGIKAGARITLRDFRDDRNLAILTVEDVYRPDKVNEAKKVFGSDDDTHPGVKYLFDTAKEFYVGGKLEAINRLEHYDFLDLRFTPSELRAHFNKLGWQKVVAFQTRNPMHRAHRELTVRAARSQQANVLIQPVVGLTKPGDIDHFTRVRVYKALLPRYPNGMAALALLPLAMRMGGPREALWHAIIRKNHGATHFIVGRDHAGPGKNKQGKDHYGPYDAQVLVQQHQEELGIKMVEFQAMIYLPDSDEYLPINEIPEGTRTLNISGTELRHRLRTGKEIPEWFSYPEVVKVLREENPLPAEKGFTVFMTGYQNSGKDQIARALQATLNQGGGRPVSMLLGENVRHELSPELGFTRKDRDLNIQRIAFVASELTKAGAAVIAAPIAPFEDARKAARDLVEKSGPFFLVHVATPLEFCEKTDRKGVYAAARRGDIKNFTGVDDPYEAPAKPDLVVDLEKQNVRSIVHQIVLLLESNGLLDRL, from the exons ATGGCCAACACTCCTCATGGCGGTGTCCTTAAGGACCTCTTCGCTCGCGACCTGCCTCGCCAGgccgagctcgaggctgagtCTCAGAAGCTCCCTGCTCTTACTCTCAGCGAGCGACACCTTTgcgatcttgagctgatccTTAACGGTGGCTTCTCCCCCCTCGAAG GTTTTTTGACTGAGAAGGACTACAATGG CGTTGTTGAGAACAACCGTCTCGCTGATGGCGCCCTCTTCTCCATGCCTATCAACCTCGATGTTGACCAGGCCCAGATCGACCAGCTTggtatcaaggctggtgctcGCATCACCCTCCGCGATTTCCGTGACGACCGAAACCTTGCTATCCTGACTGTCGAAGATGTCTACCGACCTGACAA GgtcaacgaggccaagaaggtctttggcagcgatgatgacaCCCACCCCGGTGTCAAGTATCTCTTTGATACCGCTAAGGAGTTCTACGTTGGTGGTAAGCTTGAGGCTATCAACCGTCTCGAGCACTACGATTTCCTCGACCTCCGAT TCACTCCCTCTGAGCTCCGCGCTCACTTCAACAAGCTCGGCTGGCAAAAGGTCGTCGCTTTCCAGACCCGAAACCCCATGCACCGAGCTCATCGTGAGTTGACGGTCCGCGCCGCCCGCTCTCAGCAGGCCAACGTTCTGATCCAGCCCGTCGTTGGTCTCACCAAGCCCGGTGACATTGACCACTTCACCCGTGTCCGTGTCTACAAGGCTCTCCTGCCCCGATACCCCAACGGCATGGCTGCTCTCGCTCTTCTGCCCCTCGCCATGCGAATGGGTGGTCCCCGCGAGGCCCTCTGGCACGCCATTATCCGAAAGAACCACGGTGCTACCCACTTCATCGTTGGCCGTGACCACGCCGGTCCCGGTAAGAACAAGCAGGGCAAGGACCACTACGGTCCTTATGATGCTCAGGTCCTCGtccagcagcaccaggaggagcttggtATCAAGATGGTCGAGTTCCAGGCCATGATCTACCTCCCCGATTCTGACGAGTACCTCCCCATCAACGAGATCCCCGAGGGCACCCGCACCCTTAACATCTCCGGCACTGAGCTCCGACACCGTCTCCGAACCGGCAAGGAGATCCCCGAGTGGTTCTCCTATCCCGAGGTTGTCAAGGTTCTTCGCGAGGAGAACCCTCTCCCCGCCGAGAAGGGTTTCACTGTCTTCATGACTGGTTACCAGAACAGCGGAAAGGACCAGATCGCTCGTGCTCTCCAGGCTACACTCAACCAGGGTGGTGGTCGCCCTGTCTCCATGCTTCTCGGCGAGAACGTGCGACACGAGCTCTCCCCTGAGCTTGGCTTCACCCGCAAGGACCGTgacctcaacatccagcGCATTGCCTTTGTTGCCTCTGAGCtgaccaaggctggtgcCGCTGTCATCGCCGCTCCTATTGCTCCTTTCGAGGATGCTCGTAAGGCTGCCCGCGACCTCGTTGAGAAGTCCGGACCCTTCTTCCTTGTTCACGTTGCTACTCCTCTCGAGTTCTGTGAGAAGACTGACCGCAAGGGTGTCTACGCTGCTGCTCGCCGTGGTGACATTAAGAACTTCACTGGTGTCGATGACCCCTATGAGGCCCCTGCCAAGCCCGACCTCGTtgtcgaccttgagaagcagaacgTCCGATCCATTGTGCACCAGATCGtcctgctccttgagagCAACGGTCTCCTCGACCGCCTGTAA
- a CDS encoding protein transporter Sec61 subunit gamma, with protein sequence MSDQVQEILEVPSEFVKDGVQFVRRCTKPDQKEFLRLCQAVGVGFLIMGAVGYVVKLVHIPLNHALVGSA encoded by the exons ATGTCCGACCAGGTTcaagagatcctcgaggTTCCCTCCGAGTTCGTCAAGGACGGAGTTCAATTCGTGCGACGATGCACCAAGC CTGACCAGAAGGAGTTCCTACGCCTCTGCCAGGCTGTTGGCGTTGGTTTCCTCATCATGGGCGCTGTTGGCTACGTTGTCAAGCTGG TGCACATTCCCCTTAACCACGCTCTCGTCGGTAGCGCATAA